AAAGCTTTTATTTCTATGGTAGGGACtcaatttgattcaaaattctaagttgtGAGGAGTGATAATGCTTTTGAATTAGGTTCTAGTCACCTTGGTTCTGCTTTCTTTTCTACCAAGGGCATTATTTACCAGAACACCTATCCATACACTCCTCAGCAAAATGGAGTGGTGGAAAGTAAATACAGACATCTCCTAGAAACTGCTAGGGCTTTTCTATTTCAATCCTCTAGGCCTATTAAGTTTCCTTCCTCACTACTCAATAATAAAAGTCCTTATGAGGTCCTTCACATTAAGCCTCTCACCTATTCCCATCTAAGGTCTTTTCGTTGTCTGTGTTACTCCACTTTTACTAAACCACATAGAGATAAATTTCAGCCTAAATCTGTCCCCTGTGTGTTCTTAGGGTATCCATTTGCTAAGAAGGGGTATAAATTGTACAACTTAGTCTCCAAATCCACCTTTGTTTCTAGGGATGTGGTGTTCCATGAGCACATATTTCCTTTTGCCAGCCTCTCTACCAGCTCTTCCTCACCTTCTCATTTTCCTTACCCTCATTACTTTGATGTTCCTCCTTCTGCATCTGACTCTGATGTTccatctgtcacgacccaaccccgtaggccgcgactagtgcccgacttgggcacccgtacacacccattaatcagaaatgGCGTACTAATAACTTATACcggtacaaataacatatatttacgaAAAGGGAACGTTGCCCCAAAGTcgtcacaaatatacatatacatgtcgTCGTCATAACTTCCAAAAGAAtagtatcacatataagccgataaggctatcatagcatgcggggacgtccaaatcacaaatcacacgtacacgACCGAATAGCCgagtacccataacccacacatatatgtctacgtaccccaagagtcataacagaatcatatgacgggacagggccccgccgtacccgtgaataatcatatatacatatatgcaataaCCGAATCTGAatcaagtataggctccagaacaagggagcgctccaagtcagctgaacaggaatcctaagctggtggatcatccaaataagtatctgtacctgcgcgtatttaaacgcgcccccgaagaaagcggtcaagacggaatacgtaccgagtacgcaaagcgtgaaatatagtgaacaagatcatagtcaaaccgtaagtacggaaagtaaatgcaatattcaaaatatcaaaatgcttactcataaaaatacaaatcatgcacaggctcttagaacggtggtcgcccgcccgtcgtcggtgccacgccacatcatactccgcaagattttatatctccgaaacccgacatatcacataacacaccGCAACGCcgtacacatcataacgccaaatatacacggtacccggccctctaatgaggggctcggcgaaccggacacatcatactccggaatatatcatagtgcgcacgaaacataaccggcccgggactcggtgaaggatatagtaaccatatgcacgagcagagtcgtgggagactatatgcagtttaaaacatttttcaaaaactcataaaataattgaagtgaattatcatttaaaaccaagacgatagtcaaatcaagtttcttccgaatgtcgttcgggaacatatcaaatataactttaggactcgtagacacGTATTAAACCATGTGGAATAACTTGTGGacattaggggcataatcgtctttACAAACCGATAGGGAATTAAGTAGttgacgctcgagagttaagaCGATAATcacaccaaattctttcaaaagggcgttagtaccacacaaaggGAGAGTCtcgggcccacggacgagtatcgaaccaatccgggtccatttatgaaagttggagaccttgtccattatagaatctcccgcgaacgtttcgaagcgatccgagctcgtctatgaaagttacgattgttcgtagttacgaaacctttttggaataaaaatctttataaaatctttgaaaccaaatcatgtaaaaacataaggatcatggttcgactgcattaagagagctaacattaagaaatgaataaaaatcgcacacaagctcggaccttaagaacgGAGTtacccgagactcgtatcacaatctacttacgactaagacatgcctcaagaaagaaagggtaaacttcacatacctcgtctgcttcctACGTAAATCTGAACTTaggcctcggcttctcaaaatctacaacaacatcattagacgccaaacattagtcgtaagctcttagaaatccaattctacactagcactccatttacagaaatttgggcagcatctcccctgtaaattcaacatccccgagatttcaactcggctagatcttcaacaacaataccaacaaccattctagcaacatcaacaattaatttaaaaggcattctaacgtcaataactcttttctacatatttggacaacattccatttacattcacattaaccacatatgatcaagccaacatcaatgcttacatacattcaagtaccaacccgaaaccattcaaacaaaattcaagaacacttcaagcAATCCAAAAATGAtcacacggcccaaccaatgggcaacaccacccgaaactcTCCAATTGCcatagaaacaacaacaacacatttctttcctccaaattcataaactacaccaacattccgcacattaacaacactaaccacaataatacaaaaactatattaaaattacattatcctttccaacaacctacaaacgattccaacttccatttaaatcattaaaccatcattttcattatggaatccatgcaacaacaaccaaaacatgctaaataaaattagttcgtcattcctacacacaatatacatacacacggccaaacatagcCCCCCACggttcaacaccaacaaccaagatttcatgattttcatccatttctacatactacaacacacataaaccatccataacgcatgaaaaatgagattgaaccttaccttttccacttagttcttcacttggctagagttgagaattgcaagaaccaaggatttgcttgccctaacaattgctccatgttgtttagcaccttctaaagagtagaaaacatagaagaaataatttttttgatggctattttctTGACCTCCATTTTTCTCTCCTTGGCCGAAATGGCCTTCATCTATTTCCTCCAagctttcttgaaatttctaggagataaaatgatgaagatgacttaagttgtcatcttttaagtccaTATAAAAGttgcacaagtggccctatggcccacatctctTGGCCGGCCACACTAGGCCCCCTCAAGAATAATTTTTGTCACTTCTAGTCCCTACAATTGTAAAGTAGtcacatgcacccttcatagcttgactagtcaaatttggccaaccaaggtgggacccacaccaccacccacggccaacatggccatttcatgaaaaattaataactttccataattcacttttaaccccaaaattttccttaatattccaagccaataaaatcacaagcaacttatgccttaaaataaaatcgaaggtcaaaaatctcaacctcgcatcccggagtagtcttgtccctaacttatcgtagttagctCGAattgtcccgacgtacaaaatgcgggatataacaccatcATTCCCTCCTCCTGAGTCTTTTTCTCCTGATCCTTCCCCTCAGTCTGCCTTTCCCCTTCTTCCtcattcttctccttcttctcacACCTCTTCACCAGATCCTCCTGAATCACCTAGTCCTGCATCCCATGTTCCCATTCTCCCTGTTAATGttccttctccttcttccttACCTGCTCCTTCCATGCCACCTCAAAGACAATCTTCCAGGTCTCACTCTCTTCCTAAATACCTTCATGATTACTCTCTTCCCAAATACCTTCAACAATCTTCTGCTCATGTTTCCAGTTCATATCCATCCACTACTACTTCTAGGGAGCATCCTGTAGCTGAGCCTTCCACTTGTTCTCAAGTTGCAGCCATCCCTGCTTGGCAGGATGCCATGAAGTTGGAGTTTGAGGCTTTAGTTGCAAATGGTACTTAGGATATAGTTAAATTATCAACTGGGAAGAAACCCATTGGGTGCAAATGGGTATATAAGATCAAGTACAGGGCTGATGGTAGTGTAAAGAGGTACAAGGCTAGACTAGTAGTCAGGGGTGACACCCAAGTTGAGGGAATTGACTTTCATGAGACTTTTTCTCCTGTAGTTGAAATGTCAACTGTCAACTTTGATTGCTGTTGCTGTCAAGAAATAGTGGCCAATGTTTTAACTTGATGTCAACAATGCATTTTTGCATAGTGATTTGGATGAGGAGGTTTTCATAAAACTTCCCCCTGGTTTGGTTGTTGACTCTAATTCCTCCTCTCAGTTGTTTTGCAAGCTTAAAAAATCTTTATATAGTTTGAGGCAGGCTCCTAGGTAATGGTATGCCAAGTTGTCCCGGGCTTTGTGTTCCAGAGGGTACCCACACTCCTTCAATGTTCCTTGTTCAAAAGGGTTTCTGGTGATTCCTTGGTCATCTTAGCTATCTATGTAGATGACATAACCCTTACAGGGACTGACCTGGCTGAAATTTCTGATCTCAAGTCCTTTCTCCAAGCTGAGTTCAAAATTAAGAATTTGGGGTCTCTGAATTacttcttgggtattgaagttTTATACACCCCTTCTGGTGTTGTCCTTCATCAGAAGAAGTTTTTGCATGATCTCCTAACTGCATTTCACAGTCTTGACTGTTCATCAGTGGTGTGTCCCGTTGAACTGAATGCTAAGCTTAAGGCTGGGGTTGGGGATCCTCTTCCAAAGCCTGAGGAGTACAGATGTTTGGTTGGCAAATTGAACTTCCCCACTCGCACAAGACCTAACATTAGCTTTCTTTGTTCAACATCTTAGATAATGCATGCAACAACCCTGTGTTTCCCATATGCATGCTGCCTTACACCTGCTCAAATATCTCAAAGGGACTTCTGATTTTGGCATCATCTTCAATTCATCTTCTGATCTTTCCTTGGTTGTGTATTGTGATAGTGATTGGGGTGCCTGTGTTGATAGTAGAAGATCTGTTTCTAGCTTTTGTGTGCTTCTGGGTAGTAGTGTAATTGGTTGGAAATCCAAAAAGCAGGCTGTGGTGTCACTCTCCTCTGCAGAGGTTGAATACAAATCAATGAGTAAAGCTGTTGCTGAGATTACTTGGGTTACTCGTTTATTGTCTGACTTTGGCCTGACTGATCTTTCTTCTATTCCTTTGTTTGGTGATAACCAGTGATAACTAGGCAGCCATTCACATTGCCAAGAACCTTGTGTTCCATGAATGTACGAAGCACATTGAGTTGGATTGTCATTTTGTGCACAACAAGTTGCATGAGGGGCTGATCACCTTGTCACACACTTCCAGTTCTTCTCAACTGGCGGACATGTTTACCAAGCCTCTCACTGGTCTTTGCTCATCACTTGCATCGTCATAAGTTGGGAGTTTTCTCACCCTCCAActtcccggggggggggggggttgttggAGATACTATTGATCAGCCATGTGTATAACATTAGTGTATAACCTAGTATACTTGTATATCATTAGTTAGGACacatttctcttttatttttctgtattAGGCTTGGCCCTATATTTATATGTTCAGTTAGAGATGGGTTTAAGTGAATCAGACCCGGTCGCTATATATAGCTTGGGCCCAGATATTTTGTACTCAGATgttattttctcattttacaCAGATAATAGAAAATTCTCTCTCTACTTTtcctctctatctctctctcaaTGTTTACCCGACCTTATGCATATTTTCCACTCTGGTTTCATCAATTGAATGTTAACAAAAGATCCATCAATTTCCTACTTAATTGTCCTGACCTTTAGATTTCAACAGTTTCTTGACAAACTAATTAAAGATCTTAAATAGCTAGGGATGGAAAAGGTTTGATTGCAGAAACTTCGTTTGGAAGAATTGGAAAATCCAATATGCTTATCACAATGATGATTAACTTTATATTGTTGTACAATATTAATAAAGTAATTTATAGCGGGGGCAAAAGCATGATCTAACTTTGAAGGAAggagcttcccacttttagtataatatgattAATTTACCAATTAATGCTTGccatatatttatttgtaatgacTTCATAAGTGACCTGATTGTGTAAATCATTTTATATCGTCAGTTGTAAagctcaaatttttttcttttgaattaagATGTGCAAGATAATTGATGGATTGCCAAAAGGAGCTTCAAAACTCAGTCGGGCATTTGCTGCAGCAAGTTTATATTACAATTATACACAAACAGAAAAATGTTTCAATTTAGAAGGCGGTACTGATGCTCATGGCCTTCATGGTTGGGACTGGCAGGTACGTAAAACTTTACATATTACACGTCTTAATCTTTTCCAATTAGATTATCCTCCAAATTTATTAGTGGCAGGTCCAGAATTTAAACGATTGATGACTGCAGAAAATATTATTAGAAATTGAACAACTTTTCCTTCTGCTAAACTTTTGATCTAGCATTATCCTGTTATTAGGAAGTTTAATAGCACCCCCTTTTTTGTCTTTCATTTAAGGGTAATTTTAAACCATAATCAAAGGTTGAGGGTAATTTGGGCATTTTTCCTCGAAAAATTTGGACACGTGTAGTCCATCCATTTATCGTGAGGTTCCCGTTAAAGGAAAGGACAAATACGAAATAATTTGCTAAAGGCAAGAgtataaataaaccaaaagtttaACGGTGAACTATTTCAAATAGCATAGCGGCAAATTTGAATCTTTTCCTATCTTAGTTTGGTtattaattgattaaaaaatgGTTCTTGAATTCTGGGTCCAATTAATACAGACCTAATTGATCGACTGTTTAGTCCTGATTTCCGAGTTTCAGGCATGTACAGAAATGGTTATGCCAATGACTTGTTCAAATGAAAGCATGTTTCCTCCATCTTCCTATAGCTACAAGGAGTTCAGACAAGATTGCAAGAAAAGATATGGAGTTGAGCCTAGACCACATTGGATCACTACCGAATTTGGTGGTTATGTGAGTTCTCTcacttgtttttttaatttttttaatttttgttttcagTCCTGTGTTGCTCGAACTTTTCAAAAGTGTTGCTGCACTCGTGTTAGATCCACAAGAAATGCACTTATTTTGGAGAATTCGACACGCATCTTgcgacatttttgaagagtctgaCCGATACACTCTCAACTTAACATTTTATGCAAATGTTCtttgaatattttggttttCATTCTAATAAGAATAAAGTATGTCTATAATTTCAGAGAATTGAACAAGTCCTTAAGAGATTTGGCAGCAACATGATATTCTCTAATGGAATGCAAGATCCATGGAGCAGAGGAGGGTAAGTTTGAATATAACTTCTATACCATGACAGTGTAAAGAGTATCAATTTACTTTACTGATAACTACAGTCTACAT
The DNA window shown above is from Lycium ferocissimum isolate CSIRO_LF1 unplaced genomic scaffold, AGI_CSIRO_Lferr_CH_V1 ctg2681, whole genome shotgun sequence and carries:
- the LOC132043650 gene encoding uncharacterized protein LOC132043650; this encodes MCKIIDGLPKGASKLSRAFAAASLYYNYTQTEKCFNLEGGTDAHGLHGWDWQACTEMVMPMTCSNESMFPPSSYSYKEFRQDCKKRYGVEPRPHWITTEFGGYRIEQVLKRFGSNMIFSNGMQDPWSRGGVLKNISASIVALVTQKGAHHVDFRSETKNDPDWLIIQRKQEMAIIHKWLEEYYTDLKQN
- the LOC132043652 gene encoding uncharacterized mitochondrial protein AtMg00810-like; this translates as MVCQVVPGFVFQRVPTLLQCSLFKRVSGDSLVILAIYVDDITLTGTDLAEISDLKSFLQAEFKIKNLGSLNYFLGIEVLYTPSGVVLHQKKFLHDLLTAFHSLDCSSVVCPVELNAKLKAGVGDPLPKPEEYRWTSDFGIIFNSSSDLSLVVYCDSDWGACVDSRRSVSSFCVLLGSSVIGWKSKKQAVVSLSSAEVEYKSMSKAVAEITWVTRLLSDFGLTDLSSIPLFGDNQ